In Argiope bruennichi chromosome 4, qqArgBrue1.1, whole genome shotgun sequence, the sequence GCATTGAAATATATGCCCATCTCAAACAGTTTAGAAATAAGCTATTGGGCCACGATTGAAATGGACATCTgtgtaaatgtttatttaacaGACGGCTATCTAATCAACCTAAAGAAGCGTATGACATACGCAAGCAATCAACCACTATGCACGACAAGCACAAAGAAAATGTGGATTTTGTTGGTGTCAATGGATAAATTAAAACTaggaaagcttttaaaaattttgttaatttacttttttgcagaaaaaaagaaagtgtttgtaataagaaaaattctgcCCCCGGATATTAATGCGTCTTTCAGACTCCCCTTTATGTTTGTCGTGCTCTATCTTACTTCCTGTGCCGAAAGAcatatttatggaattatatcTTTCTGCTCGTCTGTTTGTCAGTACGGTAATTCGAAAACGCTTCAAGCCAGgcggatgaaattttatatatggctttgacaataaaattaaagatcttTGTTAGATTTTGACAGAAGTGAATATAAAGAATCAAAAGGCCTGCTCGATTACTTTCATTACACCGCAAATCTATATtatgcaaataaagaaaaaaaacagaatttgaagtgaaaattattttgggaGTTTCTTTCTGGTTCTGTGACAGTGAGAAACTCTCTACAGTACtaatattaatcaaatcaaatcaaaaataatttctctgtGCATATTTATACcgcaatgaaattaaatatcttagtTTTACCATGAATTCTGTGGTATATCATTAATTGCATTTTGTTCCATTCAACATTCGTTgaattttttcatggaaaaagAGCCAGAAATTGCGGATacagtaaatgaaattttctgtaagTCGTAATAGAATGACGTCCAGTAAGCAAAAGAAAGTCCTAAAATGACTTCGAAGACATGCAAGGAATTCTATATGTTCTCTTCTGCTTCTGGATGACGAAAAAGAGCAAGAAAAGACTGATGGCGAAGCCGAAAACGAAGAAGATGCCAGCAATGAAAAACGTCTCGTGGCCTCCCAAGTGGTCGAAACCGATTCCCGCGAGCACACAACCGATGCTTGCACCTATTatggaagaaaaaagaagattatgaatagttttaaagtaaactttttctcctacataaaaaaaataaagtgattaaAAGGAAGTTGAATGAatgtcattagaaaaaaaaaaaaaacattaaaatattcttaaatcctAATTAGAGCTTTTTGAATCCTTTAAACGATAAAAATTCCCCTTCCCTTTTAATATCCCTacttcaaaaaacaaatattctttaatataattttaatatgagtaacatttaataaataaattcaatgataaatccaaatttaaatagtatttaacggtgagaaattttctgtattgtgtgtgcgtgtgtgtgggtgtgtgtgtgcgcgtgtgtgtgtgcgcgtgtgtgtgtgtgtgtgttgatatTGGTACTCTATAGGCCAAGCCGTTTCAGTCACTTTAGACAACGTGAATGAGGAGGacgtttttattatttacagttggaattttaattaattaaacaataagcTAGGCTTTGGTGAATACTTTctgtaacttccaaaaattaagtacaacaatgatttttatatcatcttaaagtccaaaaaattatcttttcaatgccattttacaacactttttttcattattgtggATGAAAACGAGATCGTTTTaaactgtttcatcaaatatttgatctcGTAATTTTCTTCGATGAAAATCTAATAGTCTAATAGCTATGTaggttttaaagataaataaataaatgaagatacGCTACCGCTAAATAAATTTAGGAAAGAACTAGATTTAATACTGTTACGGATTCTACCAAGTCCGTAAATTCATCGGGTTCGaatgtagtgggtgtatggtgtgaaaacaatcagcaggcctcaataaTGAACGACGAgtttttattaaacacgaagtcACGAGTATGCAGACAACAAATTCACAGCCGAGACGAACAAAGACAATACACAGCAGCACTTTTCGCAAACAGCGCAACACAGATCAGTAATGATAAGCTGCTCGAAGCTCTCAGGGAAAGAGCTCTTTCCACTTTTAACCAGAGTTGAACTCTAAAACTTGCCTCCAGCTCTGTCACACGGCCTATTATAGTTCCCGagattagggatgacgaatattttcagagcggttattacgtaaccaatatcaaaaagtcacaaatacaagtgatcaatacttttcaaagaggggtgtgattcaaatccttgatacgatcttactgatgatatttcgattacaggttttggatcacgatagaaagtaacaatcgatacgatatcactgaaatttgccggagtggtgactttactggaaagtaagaatcgatacgatctgtccaatggaagctctcgaaaaaAATCTGTGATTGttttgaaaagtgaacggactggttattggaattatcgtatcgtatcattgaattgcatatcactgaaatttatcggagcggtgatttcaccggaaatgagaggcttcactggaaagtgcgaagtcacagctccactttacgggagtgaccgatattcgtatttgatgatgcgctacTCCATACAGATCACTTTTAATTGCTcctgacatgattgactttgattacatgtactctgtttactgctggcgccatctattggtagaataaggactaaagtaaacattttaaagaaatgacatatatttttaactcatcttttccagaaaatggttcactctaataaataaattaaataaatagttttgagaaaaaaaataaaatttaagaagtaagctgaaacagataaattaattcaatcacacgttaattaaattagtaaattaagtattaattacaattaataaattttatatttaatattaagtaataatttttaattaaaaatatgattgaaataacagatatttggaacgcatatttaaaaataacaatagcaatattatttgttattcaaaaagtcgtggattatgcatctctacccGAGATACGGAGGAGAATGTTCTCGAACAGTCAAGCATATATCGGTAACGATTaactctatcgccaaaattcctaAAGATTCCAGTTTTATCTATTTTGTCGTCAAAATCGCCAAATGGTTGTCAAGTTTGTCGCCATGTCCGgggatcactgattcggcatccgatcagcatccaacagagctgatcgtaaaacgttCTTTTCAGTGATAGAACTAATTGTGCTGGATAACAGAATGGTAACAATACCGTTATGGTGATGAGCTAAAAAAGCTCATATGTACGATGAACAAACAAgattaatgtctgacaatttgataGCATCACGGACATGACGTTTTATCAAaacgatttaactaaaattaaatatgatcacTAACACCAGCTAACCAAAAGTGAATAATAAACTTGAATGTAGTTTTTAACCAAATGGCCAAcaatcacaaaatttcttttttacattgcttaaatatctaattaaaagcTTTCTCAGTTCTTGATTTGCAAATTAATCTGCAAAATgcgataaaatttggttcacgcAGAAATTTTCATGcgtgaaaaaattttaagaattacgtGATGAAATTTAAACGGTGCTTGATTCCAGTGTTAATAAATTAAGAACACGATCcttgtaaatcaaataaagacaaaaataaaatttctttgaaaatttcacaataaaaagtAGACACTCAACTTAGGCTCATATATAAACTATTGTAGCATGCCTTATATTTTTCAatgcacaaatttaatttataattaataaaattttgcatgcgATATTTAAATCTATCatcgatacaattttttttcaaacgatttcaGGCGAACaacgcaattaaaaatttttgtaagggaatttccggtttttttttttttttttttttaatgacgagATGTTTAGTTACAGTTGCATATTCATTTTCAGGATTTCCGCCTTTGAGATTTTTCTGATAGCCGAACTAGCATTTATTTCCTCTGTGAGTTCCAAATCCTATTTCGTTATGCGTCTCCTCTTCGTTCAAAAGAAAATcagtactttaaaattttaaaatcaatcagaaaattaaagaatcatCGATGCAAAATAATAGATTactacaaaatatgtttttattgtagttaaatttaattgattttatatacttttatttaaatttacatttcactTTTGTAAAGACGGAATACTGTAATCTACACGTATTTTAGCTCACTTCCTGATATGCTGAAATTTTTTACTCGTATATAttctccataaaattttattcttttaatattttcaaaatttattataagttaatcgattaatttaaacaatttaattacattttaattgaatattggTGGGTCTCgattacatatatgtataaaattttaaatccctaACATATCGAGAAgtgatttaaaatcaattacaaaattccatttttacaaacaggGAACAAATCAACTTCcataaaaatgtatagtaaaaaataatttcactacaTGTATTTACAATTCTAATTGTGGTCCAATAACTAATTCTAAAACATTAGAGAtacatattgctttaaaaatgaaaataataacttttagtTGAGCCAGTAAATGTATTTCTCAAAGAAGTAAGATGTCTAAATGTTTATACATTTTCCTGATTCTGTTAATCAGATatagtaagtcatatcactgactctccgaccctcccgaaggcacacggataaagataACTGGATGACCGGACCCCGCAACAGCAACACAGAAGGGAACTGTGGTCGAgttctaaggaccatcaccgaccacggtacaacccttcccgaaagaagtacgtcccgtcatcgatgggaggagccagatcccctacCTTTTTgcgtaccctccagggtggcgagatccagccactataccggaagcatctcatcctcttttcgaggtgcccccgggggttaataaaatatagtaaaatatttttgataaactgACATCTCAACTTATAATAaagaggtgtgtgtgtgtgtgtgctggtgCTCTATAGGCCctacagtttttaaatttgacacacacacacacacacacacatatatatatatatatatatatatatatatatatatatatatatatatatatattatgaccTTATATGGAAATATGCACTTCGGaacgactttttaaaaatgtaactataattttttattaaaaattaaattcaattttgatattttcccgCAACAtataatacattcaaaatatatcattgcaaaaaatatgaaatttacattattattatctgGTAACTCATTATCATTTCACTCGTTTCtcaattaaaattcagtttaaaatgttgaaaatataactttagatcataatataagtttaataatttacttttgtttaaatattttgcatttgaattcaaattttaaaataaaatttccctgTAATgtccattttattttgttgttgcgttaaaattaatttgatgatttCTCAAAATGCCTACCACAAGCGACACTCGATGATCTAATCCAGAACACGATTCTATGatcttattacattttattgtactTCTTAAGAACATTTAATAAACGTGAATCATTTGAATAGATTCAATTAGTTCATAAAACTAGACACCTAAGGAAATAAaccctttaaaattaaaattaaaaatgcagacttttttatttgtattctcctgtgaaattatgattttatttatcagCTTATGGTTTttcatgacaaaaaattaaacattttgattgACTGGAATTCTTAATCAacaggaataaaaatagaatgagcACAAAAAATAAGATAGTTGCATTTACCTAGGCCTTCATGAGTGCTGAACAGTATTGACTGAGTCGTTGCTTCAGTACCGGGTTTAGAACTTAGCTTCCCATAGGATGCTATGACAGTGTAATAAAGACCAAACGTAATACCATGGCAGAATTCTAAAGGAAGTACCCACCAGGGCCTGTATAGCTGACTATAATATAAGAAACGTATTATATATGTCAACAGGGATAAAGACAATAGTTGAAAATGTCCACATTTTCGTATGATCCAACCAGAAAAGAACATGAGTGGGATTGCGCCCCCAAAACTTTGAACTGTGAGACATAGCCCACAGAGAAGTTCGCTTCCTCCTATGGTTCTCAAGAACCAGATCAAATAAAACCATATCAACCCCGTTCCAAGTCCATTCATCAGAATCACAGCTTCGTAGGCAAGGAATTCTTTTGATCTGAGGACAATCCCAACGTCACGCAGAATGTTCTTCGAGAATTGGGGTTTAGTGAGATCTAGCTTAGAAATGTTCCAAAGAAATAAGAGCAACGATGTTGCCATCAAGATCCAGGCTGCAAGAAAATCTCCAGTGTAATCGTTGAGTAAGCCCGCTACAGGAGCAATGATGCCCCATCCAATGGAACCCCACATACGTTGCCTTCCGAACACAGCTCCAGTTTTTTGGATGGTTTCACAGCATGCTGTATCGGAAAGAGTAAAAATGGCATTGGTGCAGATGCTTGAAAATGTAAATAGGAAAGCAAATGTCCAGAACTGATAAGTCTTAAAATCACTTATCCTTCTGTTTTCAGATATATCCACATCTGACagatttctctttaatatattgGTGTCAGCTTGATTTACCCTTTTGATAATATCTAATAAGTTCTTTCTTGATAAGTTTTGCTCACTGCAATACATAAAATTATCCACTGAACAGTTaggttttattaaatacataaaaaattcattatccaCATTTGTTCGATTGCTTTCAGTtgatttagttatttttgaataaaatagacgCTTGTCATCATCTAAACACTGTATACCTGAAGAGATGTCATTGCATAAGGGTAAGCTAATATTCAAAGTGTCAGcttgactaaaaaataaaacacacttGTATTCACAGTCATCACTGTTTTGCATTTTATCAAAAGAGAAGTTGTTAGGGGCATTCAAACACCATTTCGTTTCAAAGGAACACATCATAAAGTTTTTATCTTGAATTTGAATCTCATCATAATTTGTTTCGAAGCAATCTgccattgaaaaattaattttattctcaatgAATTCATATAAATACTTGAAGTTACgatccaaatttgatgcattcatCGGAATCTTTTCAAAAGAATCAGACGAATTTGTTATTTCACCCCGATCGTTCTTGGGGAGGGCAAGCATCAAGAAATAGCACATCATATTGAGGATAGTCAGGACACAGATGATGAATTTGAGTTTGTTGAAGTAATCTGCGATGTAGCCAATGAGAGGCTTGGTGAAAATGAATAGAAACATCTGAGCCGTGAGCACTGCCCCCATAGATGTCGCTGCAAGTCCAAGTCTTTCTTTTGCAAATACTACTACAAAAGGTATTGTTGCTCCAAGAGCtgaaaagaagagaaatattattttgtttatagatACTGTGTAGTACTTCCgaatagaattgaattttaaacaaagaatctGAATGCCCCCATTTTGAATCAGCAACAGTTGTGCCATGATCAGTgtcaaaatctcaattttcaGCCGGAAGATGCAGTGCAATTCTAAGCTTAGGGGTGCCTCGAATGAGGAGAAAAGCTACATCAATTTcatattgaagattttattttagaaatttaaaaaaatttctatggattatatttttacttttgaaccgagaaattatttatctaatcaaaagaaacatttatttctaatgaaaaaaaaattattcagtgaatgtgtgttttgatgaaaattcaaaataaaaatcaaataattttatatatatatgtgtgtgtatcagatacgatatatatatttacaagaatatatatatatatatatatatatatatatatatacaaaagtattaaaatcaagttaatagaaaaaaaaaatttttaagggtcaccctcaggcaggggttcaaagaaagggattttttctgtgaaggaaatgcagaaatagtctaataatgattccttgtGACCCGAAAATTATTAGACTAtatctgcatttccttcacagaagaaatccctttctttgaatccctgcctgagggtgacccttgaaaaagtcttcaggccggattcttttttgtattttttttggtttggtttttgtttggtttttttgattttcctattaacttga encodes:
- the LOC129967063 gene encoding uncharacterized protein LOC129967063, with the protein product MASEKIENSQEVYIIQTEPSEKSTETKACWHIDRKMVRFKIHFFLYNGALGATIPFVVVFAKERLGLAATSMGAVLTAQMFLFIFTKPLIGYIADYFNKLKFIICVLTILNMMCYFLMLALPKNDRGEITNSSDSFEKIPMNASNLDRNFKYLYEFIENKINFSMADCFETNYDEIQIQDKNFMMCSFETKWCLNAPNNFSFDKMQNSDDCEYKCVLFFSQADTLNISLPLCNDISSGIQCLDDDKRLFYSKITKSTESNRTNVDNEFFMYLIKPNCSVDNFMYCSEQNLSRKNLLDIIKRVNQADTNILKRNLSDVDISENRRISDFKTYQFWTFAFLFTFSSICTNAIFTLSDTACCETIQKTGAVFGRQRMWGSIGWGIIAPVAGLLNDYTGDFLAAWILMATSLLLFLWNISKLDLTKPQFSKNILRDVGIVLRSKEFLAYEAVILMNGLGTGLIWFYLIWFLRTIGGSELLCGLCLTVQSFGGAIPLMFFSGWIIRKCGHFQLLSLSLLTYIIRFLYYSQLYRPWWVLPLEFCHGITFGLYYTVIASYGKLSSKPGTEATTQSILFSTHEGLGASIGCVLAGIGFDHLGGHETFFIAGIFFVFGFAISLFLLFFVIQKQKRTYRIPCMSSKSF